A genomic window from Salvia hispanica cultivar TCC Black 2014 chromosome 5, UniMelb_Shisp_WGS_1.0, whole genome shotgun sequence includes:
- the LOC125187732 gene encoding pentatricopeptide repeat-containing protein At5g04780, mitochondrial-like isoform X2 has protein sequence MHAVIDTQKNHGMHFRVLAKRYLEKANNVSGRNLALSSTHPIPPPLSFCAASPLSPFRSHLFNSPMYKWAAGTRQAPAGCWFRRCITFTFHKKRISTKTDQQNQEEEEESHSHIWVCTRQTFLQIQQTIVQKCAKQRAIQPRKSSHAQIILFGLQSDTSTSNMLINFYSKCGAVDHARKVFDEMRLRSVVSWNTMIGAYTQNGNGEAALSLFARMLRQGSEFSEFALSSVLCACASNFLPFESKQLHALVVKSSMESNVFVGTALLDVYAKCRFINDALHVFEAMPEKSDVTWSSMMAGFVQNDLYEEAFRLFLTAQRNGVKMNVFMISSVLCASAALAALVQGKQVHAVVCKAGFGANEYVVSSLVDVYARCGSINQSHSVFSEAEKRNVILWNTMISGFARHARPLEAMMLFEKMQQAFLYPNEEQGLNPGAVHYLCMVDILGRTRRIDEAKDMIEKMPFEATASMWGSLLASCRVHKNVEVAEVAARKLFKIEPNNAGNHVLLSNVYAASGRWDDVASARKLLKSSEVKKERGKSWIEIKDSVHSFMVGERSHPRMGEIYARLDDLLEEMEKSGFRGLVEHDLHDVEDECKRELLKHHSEKLAFTFGLMCLPWFVPIRIMKNLRICGDCHQFMKVASAVTGREIVVRDNNRFHHFREGVCSCGEFW, from the exons ATGCATGCAGTTATTGATACACAGAAGAATCACGGTATGCACTTCCGTGTACTAGCTAAGCGTTACCTTGAAAAAGCAAATAATGTTTCAGGAAGAAATCTAGCTCTCTCCTCTACGCACCCAATTCCGCCTCCCCTTTCTTTCTGCGCTGCGtcccctctctctcccttCCGCTCCCACCTCTTCAACTCTCCTATGTATAAATGGGCGGCCGGCACCAGGCAAGCTCCCGCTGGATGCTGGTTCCGTCGGTGCATAACATTCACCTTTCATAAAAAACGCATTTCAACTAAAACTGaccaacaaaatcaagaagaagaagaagaatccCATTCCCATATTTGGGTATGCACAAGACAaacttttcttcaaattcagcAAACCATCGTTCAAAAATGCGCCAAACAGAGAGCAATCCAGCCGAGAAAATCCTCCCACGCACAGATCATTCTTTTCGGCTTACAATCAGACACTTCCACTTCCAACATGCTCATCAATTTCTACTCCAAATGCGGCGCTGTGGATCATGCCCGCAAGGTGTTCGACGAAATGCGCCTGCGAAGCGTGGTTTCATGGAACACCATGATCGGCGCCTACACTCAAAACGGCAACGGCGAAGCAGCTCTGTCTCTATTCGCCCGGATGCTCAGACAAGGATCGGAGTTCAGTGAATTCGCCTTGTCTAGCGTGCTATGCGCTTGCGCCTCCAATTTTTTACCCTTTGAGAGCAAACAGTTACATGCCTTAGTTGTTAAGTCGTCGATGGAGTCGAATGTCTTCGTTGGCACAGCTTTGCTCGATGTTTATGCAAAATGCCGATTCATCAACGACGCTTTGCACGTGTTTGAGGCCATGCCGGAGAAGAGTGACGTGACATGGAGCTCGATGATGGCTGGATTCGTGCAGAACGATCTGTACGAGGAGGCATTCAGATTGTTTCTCACAGCGCAGAGAAATGGAGTCAAGATGAATGTTTTCATGATCTCCTCTGTTCTCTGTGCCTCGGCTGCCTTGGCGGCGTTGGTACAAGGGAAGCAAGTGCACGCAGTTGTGTGTAAAGCCGGTTTTGGTGCAAACGAGTACGTTGTTTCTTCTCTCGTCGATGTTTATGCAAGATGTGGTAGCATTAATCAGTCTCACTCTGTTTTCTCCGAAGCAGAGAAGAGAAATGTGATCCTTTGGAACACGATGATCTCGGGCTTTGCAAGGCACGCTAGGCCCTTGGAGGCTATGATGCTGTTCGAGAAGATGCAACAGGCGTTTCTGTATCCGAATGAG GAGCAAGGCTTGAATCCGGGCGCTGTGCATTACTTGTGTATGGTTGATATCCTAGGTAGAACGCGGAGGATTGACGAGGCCAAGGATATGATTGAGAAAATGCCGTTTGAGGCCACTGCGTCCATGTGGGGATCGCTCTTGGCCTCATGCAGAGTTCATAAAAACGTAGAGGTGGCAGAGGTTGCTGCAAGAAAATTGTTCAAGATCGAGCCTAACAACGCTGGGAATCATGTTTTGCTGTCAAACGTATATGCTGCAAGCGGGAGATGGGACGACGTTGCATCAGCAAGGAAACTGCTCAAGAGTAGTGAAGTTAAGAAGGAGAGGGGAAAGAGCTGGATTGAGATCAAAGACAGTGTTCACTCGTTCATGGTCGGGGAGAGGAGCCATCCGCGGATGGGGGAGATATACGCGAGGCTGGATGATTTGCTCGAGGAGATGGAGAAGTCGGGGTTCAGAGGGCTAGTTGAGCACGATCTGCACGATGTGGAGGATGAATGCAAGAGGGAGCTGCTGAAGCATCATAGTGAGAAGCTGGCTTTTACTTTCGGGTTGATGTGTTTGCCTTGGTTTGTTCCGATAAGGATCATGAAGAATCTGAGGATTTGTGGGGACTGCCATCAGTTTATGAAGGTTGCTTCGGCTGTAACGGGGCGCGAGATCGTGGTGAGGGACAATAATCGGTTTCACCATTTCAGAGAGGGTGTGTGTTCGTGTGGAGAATTTTGGTGA
- the LOC125188768 gene encoding oligouridylate-binding protein 1B-like isoform X1, producing MQNQRLKQQQHQALMQQALLQQQSLYHPGLLAAPQIEPIPSGNLPPGFDPSTCRSVYVGNIHTQVTEPLLQEVFASTGPVESCKLVRKEKSSYGFIHYFDRRCASLAILTLNGRHLFGQPIKVNWAYASGQREDTSSHYNIFVGDLSPEVTDAMLYACFSVYPSCSDARVMWDQKTGRSRGFGFVSFRNQHEAQSAINDLTGKWLGSRQIRCNWATKGAGTTDEKQNSDAKSVVELTNDSSEEVKEAASTDAPENNPQYTTVYVGNLAPEVSQVDLHRHFHALGAGSIEEVRVQRDKGFGFVRYSTHAEAAMAIQLGNAQSYLYGKQIKCSWGNKPTPPGTSSNPLLPPGPAPLHGLSAADLLAYERQIAISKMGGIPALMPHQGQHALKPATMGMGAGASQAIYDGGYQNVAGAQQLMYYQ from the exons ATGCAGAATCAGAGATTGAAGCAGCAACAGCATCAGGCGTTGATGCAACAAGCGCTTCTTCAGCAGCAGTCGCTCTATCATCCAGGCCTCTTAGCTGCTCCTCAG ATTGAGCCAATTCCTAGTGGAAATCTGCCTCCTGGGTTTGACCCAAGCACATGCCGCAGTGT GTATGTTGGTAACATTCACACGCAGGTGACAGAACCACTTCTTCAAGAAGTTTTTGCAAGTACTGGTCCGGTTGAGAGCTGTAAGCTTGTTAGAAAGGAAAAG TCATCCTACGGATTCATTCATTACTTTGATCGTAGATGTGCTTCTCTTGCAATATTGACTCTCAACGGAAGGCACTT GTTTGGGCAGCCTATAAAAGTTAACTGGGCATATGCTAGTGGTCAGAGGGAAGACACATCAA GTCattataacatttttgttGGTGATCTCAGCCCTGAGGTTACTGACGCCATGTTGTATGCATGCTTTTCTGTTTATCCTAGCTGTTC TGATGCAAGGGTTATGTGGGACCAAAAGACTGGCCGTTCTAGGGGATTTGGATTCGTCTCTTTCCGCAACCAACAT GAAGCTCAAAGTGCAATAAATGATTTAACTG GAAAATGGCTTGGTAGCAGGCAGATACGTTGTAACTGGGCCACAAAGGGTGCTGGTACCACTGATGAAAAGCAGAACTCAGATGCTAAAAGTGTCGTGGAACTAACAAACGATTCGTCTG AAGAAGTTAAGGAGGCAGCAAGCACTGATGCTCCTGAGAATAACCCTCAATACACCACTGTATATGTTGGTAATCTTGCTCCAGAA GTAAGCCAGGTTGACCTCCACCGCCACTTCCATGCACTTGGTGCGGGATCAATTGAAGAAGTTAGGGTGCAGCGTGATAAAGGATTTGGCTTTGTGAGGTACAGCACCCATGCAGAGGCTGCTATGGCCATTCAATTGGGAAATGCTCAGTCATATCTCTATGGCAAACAAATTAAG TGTTCGTGGGGTAACAAACCAACTCCACCTGGAACTAGCTCAAACCCACTCCTTCCACCTGGACCTGCACCACTGCACGGCCTATCTGCTGCTGACCTTTTAGCGTATGAGCGGCAAATTGCAATCAGCAAGATGGGCGGCATCCCTGCCCTCATGCCTCACCAGGGTCAACACGCTCTGAAGCCAGCAACTATGGGAATGGGTGCAGGCGCTAGTCAAGCCATCTATGATGGTGGTTATCAGAATGTAGCTGGCGCCCAGCAGCTTATGTACTACCAGTAA
- the LOC125188664 gene encoding transmembrane protein 87A-like has product MLRLSSGIPTLRLAAVALLLLLLCTLRIEASVHEYAGERFAAKGNAFVVHGGSEGIYSSAPSLNESSPGNSFIRFERIVFHRPLGLSNFSSESIHAVVFEVDDRDTIGGSAYGGQRALCCSADLAKLGVCKQGQIIYRPSTNNPGWPQVFGVSFDIDTTDATLQPRSLQITKTGMYNLYFIHCDPRLKEVYVEGKSVWKNPTGYLPGRMAPLMRFYGFMSLAFVLLGVFWFSQYARFWKEVLPLQNCITLVITLGMFEMALWYFDYAEFNETGTRPTGITLWAVTFGTVKRTVARLVLLIVSMGYGVVRPTLGGLTSKVMLLGGTFFLASEILEIIENVGTVSDRSGKARLFFVLPVAILDAFFILWIFTSLSSTLNKLQARRLTAKLDIYRKFTNALAVAVIVSVGWICYELYFKSNDVYNELWQNAWIIPAFWQVLSFSLLCVICALWAPSQNSMRYAYSSEDAEEEFDKDDTLKLIKPSQLVPKDVRSPEFESPTSGNGSPHSDLEQEKTA; this is encoded by the exons ATGCTGCGCTTGAGCTCCGGAATCCCCACCCTGCGCCTCGCTGCGGTGgcgttgctgctgctgctgctatGCACTCTTCGCATCGAGGCGTCGGTGCACGAGTACGCCGGAGAGAGATTCGCCGCAAAAGGAAATGCGTTCGTTGTTCACGGAGGCAGCGAGGGGATTTACTCTTCTGCCCCCAGTCTCAACGAGTCCTCCCCCGGAAACTCTTTTATCCG ATTTGAAAGGATAGTATTCCATAGGCCGTTGGGCCTCTCCAATTTCAGCTCAGAATCTATTCATGCCGTTGTATTTGAGGTCGACGACAGGGACACAATTGGAGGTTCTGCATATGGAGGTCAGAGAGCTCTATGCTGCTCAGCAGACCTAGCAAAGCTTGGAGTCTGCAAGCAAGGTCAAATCATTTACCGCCCTTCTACCAATAATCCAGGATGGCCACAAGTATTTGGTGTATCATTTGATATAGATACAACAGACGCTACTCTGCAGCCAAGATCCCTGCAAATTACAAAAACTGGGATGTACAACCTGTATTTTATTCATTGTGATCCACGGCTTAAAGAGGTTTATGTTGAGGGGAAATCGGTATGGAAAAATCCTACTGGTTACCTACCTGGCAGAATGGCTCCACTCATGAGATTCTATGGGTTCATGTCTCTTGCATTTGTGCTGCTTGGGGTATTCTGGTTTTCACAGTATGCAAGATTTTGGAAAGAAGTCCTTCCATTGCAAAACTGTATTACACTCGTGATAACACTGGGAATGTTTGAAATGGCCTTGTGGTACTTTGATTATGCTGAGTTTAATGAAACTGGAACCAGACCTACTGGGATCACTCTCTGGGCAGTCACTTTTGGGACGGTGAAACGTACGGTGGCACGACTAGTCCTTCTCATTGTTTCCATGGGTTATGGTGTTGTCAGACCTACCTTAGGCGGGCTTACATCAAAAGTTATGTTACTTGGAGGAACTTTCTTCCTTGCATCTGAAATActtgaaattattgaaaatgtcGGTACTGTGAGTGACCGCTCAGGGAAGGCTAGACTATTTTTCGTCCTGCCGGTGGCAATTTTGGATGCTTTCTTCATTCTTTGGATATTTACCTCCCTCTCTTCCACCTTGAATAAGCTTCAG GCTAGGAGGTTGACTGCCAAGTTAGATATTTACAGGAAGTTCACCAACGCATTAGCGGTTGCAGTTATTGTGTCTGTTGGCTGGATTTGCTATGAG CTTTATTTCAAATCAAATGACGTATACAATGAGCTATGGCAGAATGCTTGGATCATCCCTGCGTTCTGGCAAGTACTGTCTTTCTCCCTATTATGCGTCATATGTGCTCTTTGGGCGCCGTCACAGAACTCAATGCG ATATGCTTATTCATCCGAGGATGCTGAGGAAGAGTTTGACAAAGACGACACTCTGAAACTCATTAAACCATCACAACTGGTCCCAAAGGATGTAAGGAGCCCAGAGTTTGAATCTCCCACAAGCGGCAATGGTTCTCCCCATAGTGATCTTGAACAAGAAAAGACTGCCTGA
- the LOC125188768 gene encoding oligouridylate-binding protein 1B-like isoform X2 gives MPQCVFYFLRKCRYVGNIHTQVTEPLLQEVFASTGPVESCKLVRKEKSSYGFIHYFDRRCASLAILTLNGRHLFGQPIKVNWAYASGQREDTSSHYNIFVGDLSPEVTDAMLYACFSVYPSCSDARVMWDQKTGRSRGFGFVSFRNQHEAQSAINDLTGKWLGSRQIRCNWATKGAGTTDEKQNSDAKSVVELTNDSSEEVKEAASTDAPENNPQYTTVYVGNLAPEVSQVDLHRHFHALGAGSIEEVRVQRDKGFGFVRYSTHAEAAMAIQLGNAQSYLYGKQIKCSWGNKPTPPGTSSNPLLPPGPAPLHGLSAADLLAYERQIAISKMGGIPALMPHQGQHALKPATMGMGAGASQAIYDGGYQNVAGAQQLMYYQ, from the exons ATGCCGCAGTGT gttttttattttttgagaaaatgcAGGTATGTTGGTAACATTCACACGCAGGTGACAGAACCACTTCTTCAAGAAGTTTTTGCAAGTACTGGTCCGGTTGAGAGCTGTAAGCTTGTTAGAAAGGAAAAG TCATCCTACGGATTCATTCATTACTTTGATCGTAGATGTGCTTCTCTTGCAATATTGACTCTCAACGGAAGGCACTT GTTTGGGCAGCCTATAAAAGTTAACTGGGCATATGCTAGTGGTCAGAGGGAAGACACATCAA GTCattataacatttttgttGGTGATCTCAGCCCTGAGGTTACTGACGCCATGTTGTATGCATGCTTTTCTGTTTATCCTAGCTGTTC TGATGCAAGGGTTATGTGGGACCAAAAGACTGGCCGTTCTAGGGGATTTGGATTCGTCTCTTTCCGCAACCAACAT GAAGCTCAAAGTGCAATAAATGATTTAACTG GAAAATGGCTTGGTAGCAGGCAGATACGTTGTAACTGGGCCACAAAGGGTGCTGGTACCACTGATGAAAAGCAGAACTCAGATGCTAAAAGTGTCGTGGAACTAACAAACGATTCGTCTG AAGAAGTTAAGGAGGCAGCAAGCACTGATGCTCCTGAGAATAACCCTCAATACACCACTGTATATGTTGGTAATCTTGCTCCAGAA GTAAGCCAGGTTGACCTCCACCGCCACTTCCATGCACTTGGTGCGGGATCAATTGAAGAAGTTAGGGTGCAGCGTGATAAAGGATTTGGCTTTGTGAGGTACAGCACCCATGCAGAGGCTGCTATGGCCATTCAATTGGGAAATGCTCAGTCATATCTCTATGGCAAACAAATTAAG TGTTCGTGGGGTAACAAACCAACTCCACCTGGAACTAGCTCAAACCCACTCCTTCCACCTGGACCTGCACCACTGCACGGCCTATCTGCTGCTGACCTTTTAGCGTATGAGCGGCAAATTGCAATCAGCAAGATGGGCGGCATCCCTGCCCTCATGCCTCACCAGGGTCAACACGCTCTGAAGCCAGCAACTATGGGAATGGGTGCAGGCGCTAGTCAAGCCATCTATGATGGTGGTTATCAGAATGTAGCTGGCGCCCAGCAGCTTATGTACTACCAGTAA
- the LOC125189764 gene encoding pollen receptor-like kinase 3 has product MAIASSSIFLCIFLLISPPTLSISEPEALLKFKKSFVDSSSLHSWKPGTEPCAANAHWIGIICVNGLVSSLRLKNLGLSGKIDIESLSSLSTLRSVGFVSNSFSGPIPNFNRMVLLKGLYLSKNKFSGEIAADYFKPMAGLKKVWLSGNSFSGRIPASLFQLARLAELRLDNNQFSGTIPPPELPALVFLDVSNNKLEGEIPEGLMKFGTNAFKGNAGLVDPKVGPFDTNVGLYGPSSQPRMSRMHMSFFMWFLVAAALLFLVMVVGIFAMKRRQERGGGVDECSSFHISSARRTGGVAHTEGSASGSATRHKEPRNYGKGMEIVMMNEEKGGFSMQDLMKSSAQVLSTGATSSSYKAMMPTGMTVVVKRIKENAKIGKEQFDDEMRRLACLSHPNVCTLLAYHFRTNEKLLVCEYRPKASLLYQLQLHGTDTHSELDWTTRLRILQGIARGLAYLHTELSSLDLPHGNLKSSNVLLTEQYEPHLSDYGLCLVISSSLASQTLAAYKAPEAILDHHISPKCDVYCLGIIILELLTGKVTSQFVNNGEGGVDVVQLAGSAVADANEDELYDPHLEQTEKSKHEMKQLLHVGVACTENRPEQRLDMAEALGRIEGITGEGQSHEQTTIHVEDRSLKELVL; this is encoded by the exons ATGGCCATAGCCAGTTCATCCATATTCTTGTGCATTTTTCTGCTAATTTCTCCCCCAACACTATCCATTTCTGAACCCGAAGCTCtcctcaaattcaaaaaatccTTCGTGGATTCATCCTCTCTGCATTCATGGAAGCCCGGGACGGAGCCGTGCGCAGCCAACGCGCATTGGATCGGCATAATCTGCGTGAACGGATTGGTTTCGAGCCTCCGGCTGAAGAACTTGGGGCTGTCCGGGAAGATTGATATTGAGTCGCTGTCCTCGCTCTCGACCCTGAGAAGCGTTGGCTTCGTCTCGAATTCTTTCTCTGGCCCTATCCCGAATTTCAATCGCATGGTGCTGTTAAAGGGATTGTACCTCTCGAAGAACAAGTTTTCAGGGGAGATTGCAGCTGACTATTTCAAACCCATGGCCGGCCTCAAGAAGGTTTGGTTGTCGGGAAACAGCTTCTCGGGCCGGATTCCAGCCTCGTTGTTCCAGCTTGCTCGTTTGGCAGAGCTACGCCTGGATAACAACCAGTTTTCAGGGACCATTCCCCCGCCCGAGCTGCCAGCTCTCGTGTTCTTGGACGTCtccaataataaattggaaGGTGAGATCCCCGAGGGCCTGATGAAATTCGGGACGAATGCATTCAAGGGTAACGCGGGGCTTGTCGATCCTAAGGTGGGGCCTTTTGATACTAATGTGGGGCTTTATGGGCCATCCTCGCAGCCCAGGATGAGTCGCATGCACATGTCCTTTTTCATGTGGTTCTTGGTGGCGGCAGCACTGTTGTTCTTGGTGATGGTGGTTGGTATCTTCGCGATGAAGAGGAGGCAGGAGAGGGGTGGTGGTGTAGACGAATGCTCTAGTTTCCACATATCGAGTGCTAGGAGGACTGGTGGGGTGGCCCATACGGAGGGGTCAGCCTCGGGCTCCGCCACGCGCCACAAGGAGCCGAGGAATTATGGAAAGGGGATGGAGATAGTGATGATGAATGAGGAGAAGGGTGGGTTCTCGATGCAGGATCTCATGAAATCCTCGGCCCAAGTGCTGTCGACCGGGGCCACCAGCTCGTCCTACAAGGCCATGATGCCCACCGGGATGACCGTCGTGGTCAAGAGGATCAAAGAGAACGCCAAGATTGGGAAGGAACAATTTGATGACGAGATGAGAAGGCTTGCCTGTTTAAGCCATCCAAATGTGTGCACACTCTTGGCCTATCACTTTCGCACTAATGAGAAGCTTTTGGTGTGTGAGTATAGACCTAAAGCCAGTCTCCTCTATCAATTGCAATTACACG GTACAGACACCCACTCCGAGCTGGACTGGACAACAAGACTCAGGATACTTCAAGGCATTGCTAGGGGTCTGGCTTACCTTCATACCGAGCTCTCCTCCCTCGACCTCCCACACGGTAATCTCAAATCCAGCAATGTGCTTCTAACCGAACAATACGAGCCTCATCTCTCAGACTACGGGCTATGCCTAGTGATTAGCAGCAGCCTTGCTTCACAAACACTAGCAGCATACAAGGCTCCAGAAGCAATTCTGGATCACCACATTTCACCAAAATGCGACGTCTATTGCTTAGGAATCATCATTCTTGAACTTCTTACTGGGAAAGTCACTTCTCAGTTTGTCAACAACGGAGAGGGTGGGGTCGATGTAGTCCAACTGGCGGGATCAGCTGTTGCTGATGCGAATGAGGACGAACTATATGATCCGCACCTGGAACAGACCGAAAAGTCCAAACATGAGATGAAGCAGCTTCTCCATGTCGGTGTAGCATGCACCGAGAACAGACCCGAGCAGCGTTTGGACATGGCAGAGGCCCTTGGGCGGATAGAAGGGATAACAGGGGAGGGTCAATCCCATGAGCAGACGACCATCCACGTCGAAGATCGATCCTTGAAGGAGCTGGTGTTATGA
- the LOC125187732 gene encoding pentatricopeptide repeat-containing protein At5g04780, mitochondrial-like isoform X1 encodes MHAVIDTQKNHGMHFRVLAKRYLEKANNVSGRNLALSSTHPIPPPLSFCAASPLSPFRSHLFNSPMYKWAAGTRQAPAGCWFRRCITFTFHKKRISTKTDQQNQEEEEESHSHIWVCTRQTFLQIQQTIVQKCAKQRAIQPRKSSHAQIILFGLQSDTSTSNMLINFYSKCGAVDHARKVFDEMRLRSVVSWNTMIGAYTQNGNGEAALSLFARMLRQGSEFSEFALSSVLCACASNFLPFESKQLHALVVKSSMESNVFVGTALLDVYAKCRFINDALHVFEAMPEKSDVTWSSMMAGFVQNDLYEEAFRLFLTAQRNGVKMNVFMISSVLCASAALAALVQGKQVHAVVCKAGFGANEYVVSSLVDVYARCGSINQSHSVFSEAEKRNVILWNTMISGFARHARPLEAMMLFEKMQQAFLYPNEVTYVSILSACAHMGLADKGRRYFDMMKEQGLNPGAVHYLCMVDILGRTRRIDEAKDMIEKMPFEATASMWGSLLASCRVHKNVEVAEVAARKLFKIEPNNAGNHVLLSNVYAASGRWDDVASARKLLKSSEVKKERGKSWIEIKDSVHSFMVGERSHPRMGEIYARLDDLLEEMEKSGFRGLVEHDLHDVEDECKRELLKHHSEKLAFTFGLMCLPWFVPIRIMKNLRICGDCHQFMKVASAVTGREIVVRDNNRFHHFREGVCSCGEFW; translated from the coding sequence ATGCATGCAGTTATTGATACACAGAAGAATCACGGTATGCACTTCCGTGTACTAGCTAAGCGTTACCTTGAAAAAGCAAATAATGTTTCAGGAAGAAATCTAGCTCTCTCCTCTACGCACCCAATTCCGCCTCCCCTTTCTTTCTGCGCTGCGtcccctctctctcccttCCGCTCCCACCTCTTCAACTCTCCTATGTATAAATGGGCGGCCGGCACCAGGCAAGCTCCCGCTGGATGCTGGTTCCGTCGGTGCATAACATTCACCTTTCATAAAAAACGCATTTCAACTAAAACTGaccaacaaaatcaagaagaagaagaagaatccCATTCCCATATTTGGGTATGCACAAGACAaacttttcttcaaattcagcAAACCATCGTTCAAAAATGCGCCAAACAGAGAGCAATCCAGCCGAGAAAATCCTCCCACGCACAGATCATTCTTTTCGGCTTACAATCAGACACTTCCACTTCCAACATGCTCATCAATTTCTACTCCAAATGCGGCGCTGTGGATCATGCCCGCAAGGTGTTCGACGAAATGCGCCTGCGAAGCGTGGTTTCATGGAACACCATGATCGGCGCCTACACTCAAAACGGCAACGGCGAAGCAGCTCTGTCTCTATTCGCCCGGATGCTCAGACAAGGATCGGAGTTCAGTGAATTCGCCTTGTCTAGCGTGCTATGCGCTTGCGCCTCCAATTTTTTACCCTTTGAGAGCAAACAGTTACATGCCTTAGTTGTTAAGTCGTCGATGGAGTCGAATGTCTTCGTTGGCACAGCTTTGCTCGATGTTTATGCAAAATGCCGATTCATCAACGACGCTTTGCACGTGTTTGAGGCCATGCCGGAGAAGAGTGACGTGACATGGAGCTCGATGATGGCTGGATTCGTGCAGAACGATCTGTACGAGGAGGCATTCAGATTGTTTCTCACAGCGCAGAGAAATGGAGTCAAGATGAATGTTTTCATGATCTCCTCTGTTCTCTGTGCCTCGGCTGCCTTGGCGGCGTTGGTACAAGGGAAGCAAGTGCACGCAGTTGTGTGTAAAGCCGGTTTTGGTGCAAACGAGTACGTTGTTTCTTCTCTCGTCGATGTTTATGCAAGATGTGGTAGCATTAATCAGTCTCACTCTGTTTTCTCCGAAGCAGAGAAGAGAAATGTGATCCTTTGGAACACGATGATCTCGGGCTTTGCAAGGCACGCTAGGCCCTTGGAGGCTATGATGCTGTTCGAGAAGATGCAACAGGCGTTTCTGTATCCGAATGAGGTAACTTATGTCTCTATCTTATCTGCTTGCGCTCACATGGGATTGGCTGACAAGGGGCGGAGGTATTTTGACATGATGAAGGAGCAAGGCTTGAATCCGGGCGCTGTGCATTACTTGTGTATGGTTGATATCCTAGGTAGAACGCGGAGGATTGACGAGGCCAAGGATATGATTGAGAAAATGCCGTTTGAGGCCACTGCGTCCATGTGGGGATCGCTCTTGGCCTCATGCAGAGTTCATAAAAACGTAGAGGTGGCAGAGGTTGCTGCAAGAAAATTGTTCAAGATCGAGCCTAACAACGCTGGGAATCATGTTTTGCTGTCAAACGTATATGCTGCAAGCGGGAGATGGGACGACGTTGCATCAGCAAGGAAACTGCTCAAGAGTAGTGAAGTTAAGAAGGAGAGGGGAAAGAGCTGGATTGAGATCAAAGACAGTGTTCACTCGTTCATGGTCGGGGAGAGGAGCCATCCGCGGATGGGGGAGATATACGCGAGGCTGGATGATTTGCTCGAGGAGATGGAGAAGTCGGGGTTCAGAGGGCTAGTTGAGCACGATCTGCACGATGTGGAGGATGAATGCAAGAGGGAGCTGCTGAAGCATCATAGTGAGAAGCTGGCTTTTACTTTCGGGTTGATGTGTTTGCCTTGGTTTGTTCCGATAAGGATCATGAAGAATCTGAGGATTTGTGGGGACTGCCATCAGTTTATGAAGGTTGCTTCGGCTGTAACGGGGCGCGAGATCGTGGTGAGGGACAATAATCGGTTTCACCATTTCAGAGAGGGTGTGTGTTCGTGTGGAGAATTTTGGTGA
- the LOC125186896 gene encoding sm-like protein LSM1B, with protein sequence MSSSMSWAEPADVYLSTSLASYLDKKLLVLLRDGRKLLGILRSFDQFANVVLEGACERLIVGDLYCDIPLGLYVIRGENVVLIGELDPLKMELPPNMVRVSEPEIRSAQKVEREASELMGTMKKRMDFLDMD encoded by the exons ATGAGTTCATCAATGTCTTGGGCGGAACCAGCGGAtgtttatctctctacttctCTTGCTAGTTATCTTGACA AGAAACTTCTTGTGTTACTTCGAGATGGACGGAAACTTTTAGGGATTCTTCGTTCGTTTGATCAGTTTG CTAATGTTGTCCTAGAAGGTGCATGTGAGCGTCTTATCGTTGGTGATCTATATTGCGACATTCCATTAGGTCTATATGTAATCCGTGGAGAAAATGTTGTTTTGATCGGGGAGCTG GACCCGCTGAAGATGGAACTACCCCCAAATATGGTCCGTGTTTCAGAACCAGAGATAAGAAGT GCACAAAAAGTGGAGAGGGAGGCGTCGGAGCTCATGGGTACCATGAAAAAGAGGATGGATTTCCTTGATATGGATTGA